The Calditrichota bacterium genome contains a region encoding:
- a CDS encoding T9SS type A sorting domain-containing protein, whose amino-acid sequence MQFQENGQYDIARDFTANGDLYLYDIISSPDGYTLLGGHIDENENIGYSWIMRIDREFNSVWRSNLRNQDRRNHYSNCVLTEAGFIVVGWTNGQDGFANAYLVGTNEIGEENWEQIVGGESHDGLWSIASTGNASFVTAGMTYSFGAQERDAWLFKFRETENSIEPDPAYTPSDITLNVFPNPFNSRATVVFAPIHWGNAAMNSGKQVSLLLIDPLGRVVRDLAPAGWMGTGREVLTLDGSALPAGWYQLHLQAGGQAVSKAIVIEK is encoded by the coding sequence GTGCAATTCCAAGAGAATGGCCAATACGACATCGCACGGGATTTCACGGCTAACGGTGATTTGTATTTATATGACATCATTTCCTCACCAGATGGCTACACTCTTCTGGGAGGACATATTGACGAAAATGAGAATATTGGCTACAGTTGGATAATGAGAATTGATCGCGAATTCAATTCCGTTTGGAGATCTAATCTTCGGAATCAAGATAGACGGAATCATTATAGCAATTGTGTGTTGACTGAAGCGGGTTTTATTGTTGTCGGTTGGACTAATGGTCAAGATGGTTTTGCTAATGCTTATTTAGTCGGAACTAATGAAATTGGAGAGGAGAATTGGGAACAAATCGTTGGTGGAGAGAGCCATGATGGACTGTGGAGTATTGCCTCAACAGGTAATGCAAGCTTTGTTACTGCTGGAATGACTTACTCGTTCGGCGCGCAAGAGAGAGATGCCTGGCTCTTCAAATTCCGCGAGACCGAAAACAGCATTGAACCCGACCCAGCGTATACACCTTCGGACATTACGCTCAATGTCTTCCCTAACCCGTTCAACTCGCGGGCGACGGTGGTGTTTGCCCCAATTCATTGGGGCAATGCCGCTATGAATAGCGGCAAACAGGTATCGTTACTCCTCATCGACCCCCTCGGGCGCGTCGTCCGGGACCTGGCGCCGGCGGGGTGGATGGGGACAGGAAGGGAAGTACTTACATTGGACGGCTCCGCCCTGCCCGCGGGATGGTATCAGTTGCATTTGCAAGCCGGTGGGCAGGCGGTGAGCAAGGCAATAGTGATCGAGAAGTAA
- the rfaD gene encoding ADP-glyceromanno-heptose 6-epimerase, with protein sequence MQFIVTGGAGFIGSNVVKALNRRGEDDIIVVDHLNHPGKEANLELLRFRHYIEKADFRNRLGGGAFDDARLVIHMGACSSTTETDEDYLMDNNFRYSQELCRWCLRRGVRIVYASSAATYGDGSQGYSDDHSLIPHLVPLNLYGKSKLLFDRWAWETGALEQVAGIRYFNVFGPGEDHKGEMRSVVNKAFEQVQATGRIRLFKSYMPEYADGEQVRDFIYVEDAVAMTLYLLENPEVNGIFNCGAGQARSWNDLASAVCAAMDVPVNIEYIDMPEDMREKYQYHTEAVMGKIREAGYDATFLSLEEGVRHCAESKRY encoded by the coding sequence ATGCAATTCATCGTAACCGGAGGCGCCGGGTTCATCGGCAGCAATGTAGTGAAGGCGCTCAACCGGCGCGGGGAAGACGACATTATCGTCGTCGATCACTTGAACCACCCCGGTAAGGAAGCGAACCTTGAATTGCTGCGATTCCGGCATTACATTGAAAAGGCTGACTTCCGCAATCGGTTGGGAGGGGGCGCATTCGACGACGCCCGGCTGGTTATTCACATGGGCGCGTGCAGTTCGACGACCGAGACCGACGAGGACTATCTGATGGACAACAACTTCCGCTACTCGCAGGAGTTGTGCCGGTGGTGCCTGAGACGGGGGGTGCGAATTGTCTATGCGTCGAGCGCAGCGACCTATGGCGACGGGTCACAAGGGTATTCCGACGATCACTCACTTATCCCGCATCTGGTGCCGCTTAACCTCTACGGCAAGTCAAAACTGCTCTTTGACCGCTGGGCATGGGAGACGGGGGCGTTGGAACAGGTGGCAGGAATTCGGTACTTCAACGTCTTTGGCCCGGGTGAGGATCACAAGGGCGAGATGCGGTCGGTAGTGAACAAGGCATTCGAGCAGGTGCAGGCAACTGGTCGGATCCGGCTCTTCAAGTCCTACATGCCTGAGTATGCCGACGGCGAACAGGTGCGGGATTTCATCTATGTCGAAGATGCGGTGGCGATGACACTTTACTTGCTGGAAAACCCGGAGGTTAACGGCATTTTCAACTGCGGAGCGGGACAGGCGCGCAGTTGGAACGATCTGGCAAGTGCGGTATGCGCGGCGATGGACGTTCCAGTCAATATCGAATACATCGATATGCCCGAAGACATGCGAGAGAAGTATCAATACCACACCGAAGCGGTGATGGGGAAGATTCGGGAGGCTGGCTATGACGCGACGTTCCTGTCGCTGGAGGAAGGTGTGAGGCACTGTGCCGAATCCAAGCGATATTAG